DNA from Pajaroellobacter abortibovis:
AGAAAAAGAGAAGGTGGAGCAATTTGTATCCCTCCTCCAGGCTCGTTTAGAAGAGAAGCATCCCTCTTTGGTCCCGCTCCAAATCACGATTTCATGGGAAAAGGAGCACGGAGCAGCTTCTCTTCACCTGGTTCCCTCCTCCAGCTCGAGTAGTCGACCGGTTCTTTTCAATTGGGAATTGATTAACTCTCCCGAGTATGAAGAGCTCTATTCGCTTTACCAGGATATTGCTTCAATCGGATCGCCCCCCTATTTTGTGAAGGAATACAGAAACAACTTTTCTTCATCTTCTCCATCCGAGGAGGATGGGCAAGAGCAACCCCCTACAGAAACGTCGGAAGGGCATCTTTTGAGAGATGCGTGGGCTCTTTGGGAGTTCATTGATGCGAGAGGACGCAAGGGGACTCAGATCCAGCGTTACAAAGGGCTAGGGGAGATGAATCCTGAGCAGCTATGGGAGACAACACTTAATCCTGAAGCGCGTATGATGCTCCAGGTAAAAATAGATGATGTGGTTCAGACTGATCAATTATTTACGATTTTGATGGGTGATCAGGTCGAACCGAGGCGCCAGTTTATCGAAGGAAATGCTTTGAGCGCGAGGAATCTAGACGTTTAGTAGAAGCGAGAAACTGCGCTGAAGGTGGTTTTTTCGCTTAGATGTGGGTCGAGGTTTCGAAAGGCGAAAGAAAAAGTTAATCCTTTTATGGATTGCAACTTTAAAAGTCGAGTTTATTCTTTCTTTTAAATACGATGCAGTACATGGGGTGGGGAAGCTGCTCTACCTTGAGCTGGAGGGTTGATCGAATGAATGCTGAGAAATTAACGACAAAAAGTCACGAAGCTTTTCAAGCAGCTACTAAAAATGCATCACAGTCCGGCCATCCTGAACTTGTTCCTGAGCACCTGATCCTCGCGTTGTTAGACCAAGAACAGGGGATTGTGTCTGCCCTCTTTCAAAAGGCGGGAGGGAATGGAGATAGGCTAAGAAACAGTCTCCAGCAACACCTAAAAGGCCTCCCCCGTGTCAGGGGGGGGGCTGGGCCTTCCCCTTCTAGGCGAATGATGGAATTGATGCAGCGTGCTGAAGAGGAGAGCAGTAAGCTCAAAGACGAATACATTTCTGTAGAACATTTCTTGCTTGCTGCTTCAAAGCACGACAGCGAAATTTCGTCTTTGTTAAAACTTGCGGGGGAGGTTACTTACGATAAACTTCTTTCTGCTTTGGCAGAAATTCGCGGTAGCCAGAGGGTAGCGGATCGGGATCCGGAAGATAAATTTCAGGCGCTTGAAAAATACTGCCAGGATTTAACAGAGGCAGCTCGAAAGGGGAAACTTGACCCTGTGATTGGGAGGGATGAAGAGGTCCGCCGTGTGATGCAGGTCCTTTCAAGGAGAACGAAAAATAATCCTATTTTAATTGGTGAACCCGGTGTTGGGAAAACAGCAATTGTTGAGTGCATCGCCCAGCGGATAGTGAGTGGAGATATGCCTGAGTCCCTTAAGAATAAGCGGTTAATTTCGCTCGATATGGGCTCGTTAATTGCAGGAGCAAAATATCGAGGTGAATTCGAGGATCGCTTAAAGGCTGTTCTCAAAGAGGTGGAGAATGCAGCGGGAGGAATTATCCTCTTCATTGATGAGATTCACACCATTGTGGGAGCGGGTGCAGCTGAGGGTTCACTGGATACGGCGAATATCATTAAACCACCTCTTGCTCGAGGGATGCGGTGCATCGGGGCAACCACGACGGGTGAATATAATAGGAAGATACAACCAGACCCTGCTCTCGATAGGAGATTCCAGCCAGTTTTCGCGTCTCAGCCCTCTGTGGAAGATACCATTGCGATCTTGCGAGGGATTAAAGAGCGGTATGAACTACACCACGGCATCCATATTCAGGATGCTGCGCTTGTGGCAGCTGCTACACTATCGGATCGTTATATCACCAATCGCTTTTTACCGGATAAGGCGATCGATCTGGTGGATGAGGCAGCAGCAAAAATTAAGATGGAAGCGGACAGTATGCCTGCTGAGATTGATCAGGCTCAACGCCGTCTCACCCAGTTGCAGATCGAAAAGGAAGCTATTAAAAAAGAGCGGGATGCCAATTTACAAAGCCGGTTAGATCCGATTGGGCATGAAATTGCCGATCTTGAAGCGCAAATTAGAACGATGCGAGCCCAGTGGTTACGTGAAAAAGAACTCATTGAGAATATGCGGGGCTTTCAGGATCAGCTTGAGACCTTGAGACTAGAAGCAGCAAAGGCGCAGCGTGAAGGAGAGTTAGGTCGAGCCGCTGAGATTTTGTATGGCAAAGTCCCAGAGCTTGAGAAAAAACTCGAAGAATGTCGGGGCGAGTTTGCTAGGATACAAGAAAAAGAGGCTTACCTGCGCGAAGAGGTCACAGAACAGGATGTAGCCGCGATTGTAGCGAAGTGGACGGGGATCCCGGTTACTAAGCTCTTGCAAAGGGAGGTGGATAAGCTGCTTCATTTAGAGGAGCATTTGCAGAAGCGGGTGGTTGGTCAAGAAGAAGCAGTTGCAGCGGTGTCTAAAGCAATACGCCGCTCTCGAGCGCGGTTGGGGGATGAGAAGCGACCGATAGGCAGTTTCCTGTTTTTAGGACCTACGGGTGTAGGTAAAACGGAGCTTGCAAAAGCAGTTGCTGAATTTTTATTCAATGATGAGCGTGCCATGGTTCGGTTGGATATGAGCGAATACATGGAAAAGCATACCGTTTCGAGACTTCTTGGCGCGCCACCTGGGTACGTGGGATATGGAGAGGGAGGGCAGTTGACAGAACCAGTTCGAAGACGCCCCTATTCTGTGATTTTGTTTGATGAAGTGGAAAAGGCTCACCATGATGTATGGAATGTTTTGCTTCAGGTTTTGGATGATGGTCGCCTTACGGATGGGCAAGGGCGCACGGTTGATTTTAAGAATACTGTGCTCATTTTGACCAGCAATCTTGGCTCTGCTGCAACTGCTTCTCTGGAGGAGCAAGTTGGGCTTTCTGCAGAGGAGAGGAAAAAAATGACTCACGCGATTGTGCTAGCAGAAGTTCGTCGCGCGTTCCGACCTGAATTCATCGCGCGGTTGGATGATATTCTCGTGTTCAATCGCCTGGAGAGGCAACAACTCGCGCGTATCGTCGAAATTCAATTGCAGCGAGTTCTTCAACGCCTCTCGCGTCAAAATTTCGCTATCGAATTCACATCCGAGGCAAAAGACTTTCTGGCAGAAGTTGGGTGGGATCCTACTTATGGTGCACGACCCATAAAAAAAGCCATACAGCGTTATATGGAGGATCCGTTGGCGATAAACATCCTATCGAGTGAGGTGTTGCCAGGAAGCACCATTCGTGTGGATCATCAGGCAGAAGCAGATGAGTTGGAATTCGTCTTTTCTGCTCCCACTGTTGCTCCAACTGCCTGAGAGAGGGGCCGTCATTTTTTTTCTTTTTCTACCTGTGCTTTCTCTTAGGAAGAGGGAGTATTAGCAGCTCGCGCTTCGATTAAAGAAAGAAGTCGTCCTGCGCGTTCTCCATCCCGTCGGTAGGAAAAATAGAGTTCCTTGTTGCAATAGGTGCATCCTCCTACGTTTTCAATGCATAGGGGGGGGATCGATCTGGTCTCTAATTGACTGCGGGCTGCTTTTCTGAGGTTGACGTACCTTTTCTCGTGATGGGAGCGTTCAATCACATGTGGATTGGAGCAGCTGTCGACAATCGCTTCTGCAGTTGCCCTTTCTACTTCAAAACAGCATCCTCCAATGCAAGGTCCTGCGGCGATGAGAAGAGGAAATGCACCGAGATGATCCATGAAATCCAACGTGGCAGGAATAATCCCCTTCACGATCCCTTGCCAGCCTGCATGAATGCAGGCAACCATACCTGTTGTAGGGCTTGCACAGAGCAAAGGGACGCAATCAGCAGTAAAAACAGCGACAGTAGGTTGTTCCTGATAGGGCATAGATTGAGCAACGATGGCATCAGCTTCTATGGTTTGAGATTGAATAGGATCCCCCTGTGCTAGAAAAACATGGTTTCCATGGACTTGTCGAACGCAATAAAAATGTTCTGAACTGAGCCCGAGCTTTTTCTGAACACGCCATATATTTTCTTGAAGATCGATCA
Protein-coding regions in this window:
- the clpB gene encoding ATP-dependent chaperone ClpB, with protein sequence MNAEKLTTKSHEAFQAATKNASQSGHPELVPEHLILALLDQEQGIVSALFQKAGGNGDRLRNSLQQHLKGLPRVRGGAGPSPSRRMMELMQRAEEESSKLKDEYISVEHFLLAASKHDSEISSLLKLAGEVTYDKLLSALAEIRGSQRVADRDPEDKFQALEKYCQDLTEAARKGKLDPVIGRDEEVRRVMQVLSRRTKNNPILIGEPGVGKTAIVECIAQRIVSGDMPESLKNKRLISLDMGSLIAGAKYRGEFEDRLKAVLKEVENAAGGIILFIDEIHTIVGAGAAEGSLDTANIIKPPLARGMRCIGATTTGEYNRKIQPDPALDRRFQPVFASQPSVEDTIAILRGIKERYELHHGIHIQDAALVAAATLSDRYITNRFLPDKAIDLVDEAAAKIKMEADSMPAEIDQAQRRLTQLQIEKEAIKKERDANLQSRLDPIGHEIADLEAQIRTMRAQWLREKELIENMRGFQDQLETLRLEAAKAQREGELGRAAEILYGKVPELEKKLEECRGEFARIQEKEAYLREEVTEQDVAAIVAKWTGIPVTKLLQREVDKLLHLEEHLQKRVVGQEEAVAAVSKAIRRSRARLGDEKRPIGSFLFLGPTGVGKTELAKAVAEFLFNDERAMVRLDMSEYMEKHTVSRLLGAPPGYVGYGEGGQLTEPVRRRPYSVILFDEVEKAHHDVWNVLLQVLDDGRLTDGQGRTVDFKNTVLILTSNLGSAATASLEEQVGLSAEERKKMTHAIVLAEVRRAFRPEFIARLDDILVFNRLERQQLARIVEIQLQRVLQRLSRQNFAIEFTSEAKDFLAEVGWDPTYGARPIKKAIQRYMEDPLAINILSSEVLPGSTIRVDHQAEADELEFVFSAPTVAPTA
- a CDS encoding polyphenol oxidase family protein produces the protein MLIHQSPLLTAAGFRHGFTTRIGGVSSLPCDSLNFSIAPQSSVPREQQLIDLQENIWRVQKKLGLSSEHFYCVRQVHGNHVFLAQGDPIQSQTIEADAIVAQSMPYQEQPTVAVFTADCVPLLCASPTTGMVACIHAGWQGIVKGIIPATLDFMDHLGAFPLLIAAGPCIGGCCFEVERATAEAIVDSCSNPHVIERSHHEKRYVNLRKAARSQLETRSIPPLCIENVGGCTYCNKELYFSYRRDGERAGRLLSLIEARAANTPSS